One region of Bubalus kerabau isolate K-KA32 ecotype Philippines breed swamp buffalo chromosome 6, PCC_UOA_SB_1v2, whole genome shotgun sequence genomic DNA includes:
- the SMIM42 gene encoding small integral membrane protein 42 — MSSPQLPAFLWDKHTLTTTLSDPAYLVKVLFFFAFLMTLVTLLILVWKVTRDKGNKNREPDQRKEATLLA, encoded by the coding sequence ATGTCTTCCCCACAGCTTCCAGCCTTCTTATGGGACAAGCATACACTAACCACTACCTTATCCGATCCTGCTTACCTGGTCAAAGTCCTCTTCTTCTTTGCATTCCTCATGACTCTGGTCACATTACTTATCCTAGTCTGGAAGGTAACCAGAGACAAAGGCAACAAAAACAGAGAACCAGACCAAAGAAAGGAGGCAACATTGCTGGCTTGA